One genomic window of Arachis stenosperma cultivar V10309 chromosome 10, arast.V10309.gnm1.PFL2, whole genome shotgun sequence includes the following:
- the LOC130955865 gene encoding unknown seed protein USP-like, translating to MEFRCAVAMLFCLAFAIGSRGRELIPDEDYWQAVWPNTPIPNTLKELLKPGAQDSEINDVPMKVDDTQYPKTFFFEHELFPGKKMNMKFSKIPFAQPYGVYTWGKVIKDLEKESFTFEDACVREAGKDEDKYCAKSLSTLIGFAVSKLGKNIQPFSSSFLDKQTDYTIEGVHNLGDKAVMCHRLNFQSTVFYCHEIHGTTAYMVPMVAADGRRTQALAVCHHDTSGMNAEVLYEMLKIKPGTETACHFLGNKAVMWVPNMAVNSVYNNANMAS from the exons CTTGCTTTTGCAATAGGAAGCCGTGGGCGAGAATTGATACCTGACGAAGATTACTGGCAAGCAGTTTGGCCAAACACTCCAATTCCTAACACTCTCAAGGAGCTTTTAAAGCCTGGAGCCCAAG ATTCTGAAATAAATGATGTTCCGATGAAAGTGGATGACACACAGTACCCAAAAACGTTCTTCTTCGAACATGAGCTATTTCCTgggaaaaagatgaacatgaaGTTCAGCAAAATCCCGTTTGCTCAACCATACGGAGTATATACATGGGGCAAAGTAATTAAAGACCTCGAAAAAGAGTCCTTCACCTTTGAGGATGCTTGCGTAAGAGAAGCCGGCAAGGACGAGGACAAGTACTGCGCAAAATCCTTATCAACTTTGATCGGTTTCGCCGTTTCCAAGTTGGGAAAGAACATTCAACCGTTTTCAAGTTCTTTCTTGGACAAGCAGACTGACTACACCATAGAGGGAGTGCACAATCTTGGAGACAAGGCTGTTATGTGTCACAGGCTCAATTTTCAAAGCACTGTCTTTTATTGTCACGAAATCCATGGAACCACCGCATACATGGTTCCAATGGTGGCAGCCGACGGCAGAAGAACTCAGGCGTTAGCGGTTTGCCACCACGACACTTCCGGCATGAATGCGGAGGTTCTTTATGAAATGCTGAAAATCAAGCCTGGAACAGAGACTGCTTGCCACTTCCTTGGAAACAAGGCAGTTATGTGGGTTCCCAACATGGCTGTCAATAGTGTCTACAATAATGCCAATATGGCAAGTTAA